NNNNNNNNNNNNNNNNNNNNNNNNNNNNNNNNNNNNNNNNNNNNNNNNNNNNNNNNNNNNNNNNNNNNNNNNNNNNNNNNNNNNNNNNNNNNNNNNNNNNNNNNNNNNNNNNNNNNNNNNNNNNNNNNNNNNNNNNNNNNNNNNNNNNNNNNNNNNNNNNNNNNNNNNNNNNNNNNNNNNNNNNNNNNNNNNNNNNNNNNNNNNNNNNNNNNNNNNNNNNNNNNNNNNNNNNNNNNNNNNNNNNNNNNNNNNNNNNNNNNNNNNNNNNNNNNNNNNNNNNNNNNNNNNNNNNNNNNNNNNNNNNNNNNNNNNNNNNNNNNNNNNNNNNNNNNNNNNNNNNNNNNNNNNNNNNNNNNNNNNNNNNNNNNNNNNNNNNNNNNNNNNNNNNNNNNNNNNNNNNNNNNNNNNNNNNNNNNNNNNNNNNNNNNNNNNNNNNNNNNNNNNNNNNNNNNNNNNNNNNNNNNNNNNNNNNNNNNNNNNNNNNNNNNNNNNNNNNNNNNNNNNNNNNNNNNNNNNNNNNNNNNNNNNNNNNNNNNNNNNNNNNNNNNNNNNNNNNNNNNNNNNNNNNNNNNNNNNNNNNNNNNNNNNNNNNNNNNNNNNNNNNNNNNNNNNNNNNNNNNNNNNNNNNNNNNNNNNNNNNNNNNNNNNNNNNNNNNNNNNNNNNNNNNNNNNNNNNNNNNNNNNNNNNNNNNNNNNNNNNNNNNNNNNNNNNNNNNNNNNNNNNNNNNNNNNNNNNNNNNNNNNNNNNNNNNNNNNNNNNNNNNNNNNNNNNNNNNNNNNNNNNNNNNNNNNNNNNNNNNNNNNNNNNNNNNNNNNNNNNNNNNNNNNNNNNNNNNNNNNNNNNNNNNNNNNNNNNNNNNNNNNNNNNNNNNNNNNNNNNNNNNNNNNNNNNNNNNNNNNNNNNNNNNNNNNNNNNNNNNNNNNNNNNNNNNNNNNNNNNNNNNNNNNNNNNNNNNNNNNNNNNNNNNNNNNNNNNNNNNNNNNNNNNNNNNNNNNNNNNNNNNNNNNNNNNNNNNNNNNNNNNNNNNNNNNNNNNNNNNNNNNNNNNNNNNNNNNNNNNNNNNNNNNNNNNNNNNNNNNNNNNNNNNNNNNNNNNNNNNNNNNNNNNNNNNNNNNNNNNNNNNNNNNNNNNNNNNNNNNNNNNNNNNNNNNNNNNNNNNNNNNNNNNNNNNNNNNNNNNNNNNNNNNNNNNNNNNNNNNNNNNNNNNNNNNNNNNNNNNNNNNNNNNNNNNNNNNNNNNNNNNNNNNNNNNNNNNNNNNNNNNNNNNNNNNNNNNNNNNNNNNNNNNNNNNNNNNNNNNNNNNNNNNNNNNNNNNNNNNNNNNNNNNNNNNNNNNNNNNNNNNNNNNNNNNNNNNNNNNNNNNNNNNNNNNNNNNNNNNNNNNNNNNNNNNNNNNNNNNNNNNNNNNNNNNNNNNNNNNNNNNNNNNNNNNNNNNNNNNNNNNNNNNNNNNNNNNNNNNNNNNNNNNNNNNNNNNNNNNNNNNNNNNNNNNNNNNNNNNNNNNNNNNNNNNNNNNNNNNNNNNNNNNNNNNNNNNNNNNNNNNNNNNNNNNNNNNNNNNNNNNNNNNNNNNNNNNNNNNNNNNNNNNNNNNNNNNNNNNNNNNNNNNNNNNNNNNNNNNNNNNNNNNNNNNNNNNNNNNNNNNNNNNNNNNNNNNNNNNNNNNNNNNNNNNNNNNNNNNNNNNNNNNNNNNNNNNNNNNNNNNNNNNNNNNNNNNNNNNNNNNNNNNNNNNNNNNNNNNNNNNNNNNNNNNNNNNNNNNNNNNNNNNNNNNNNNNNNNNNNNNNNNNNNNNNNNNNNNNNNNNNNNNNNNNNNNNNNNNNNNNNNNNNNNNNNNNNNNNNNNNNNNNNNNNNNNNNNNNNNNNNNNNNNNNNNNNNNNNNNNNNNNNNNNNNNNNNNNNNNNNNNNNNNNNNNNNNNNNNNNNNNNNNNNNNNNNNNNNNNNNNNNNNNNNNNNNNNNNNNNNNNNNNNNNNNNNNNNNNNNNNcatatatatatatatatatatatatatatatatatatatatatatatataaatactaaaaatttaagtattttataattttaaatattttagttatttaaaatatgtttttgaataatttgaaattttagttcGCTAGATATAATTGAAAAggtgtattattattatcttgagaattgttttttcaatttaaaaaatggattacacacatatatacaaaataattcaaaacattaattctaaaatattttgatatatcatTAAATCAGGTAGAGTTATTTCTCATACAGGTTCTGATATTttgaagatttaaaaaataaagaaatttaattgcTGTCacgagtaaaaaataaaattcattataaactATATCATGTCATTTAGAATGATTATTTACTGTTTTTAATAGACTTTTTAAAAAATGCTTGTTatgtattttgttattattattttattattttcatgtcaAATAATTGgcatgttttgaaaatgttaatcTAACTGAAATGTAGTGAtgtttaatatgaattttataaaaatatataatgcggtaattttttaatacaaaattaacgtAAGGATATAGAAACGAATAATTGTTGTTTaggtattttttaattattttttttctgcttAATATAGAAGCAatattttctagtttttttttcacgtaatatattttaatcaattataacgCATCtggaaacaaaatattattgttacaATTTCGTACTAACAAAGTATTgaagaattcaagaaaaaaaaatgatatttttatatataatattaaattatcattgttttgaacaaatataaattgttaCATAAATGAGAAGGTCACATATATCAATTGATTAACAATCAcgaagaaatatattttgaatttaaatttgttgagataaatttgaattattgtctattttaaaagttgaaattttatcataattctatttttataaaaatatattgggAGGTTGAAGTAGAAACgtgtatttaaattgttattggattttaattttaaataatataaattagttgATATCCTGATATAAACCATCATATTCATTATATcgaaaacaatttaaatatatatttttttaccatcTTCATAAActacttttaagaacaaaacaaaaatcattaaaaacctatttcaaaataataatactttaaatgaacctaataatattttatttaaaattttatattttaaataataataaaagttattggaatagttttttatatatcaaCAATTAAATCATACATTAATTGATGTagtgttgttttttattaaattagaaattataaataagttgaaaaaaaataatgtgatacAGTGTATTaagcaaaaaacaaataaaagtatctgacaatagatataattttaataaaaataatacttaatagtgttattaatgaattattaattgcttcattaaatatcataaatagccataaaaaattatttgaatgttTCTTGGCAGGTACagacaaaaacaataaatttgtcatattttaaaatattattactaaaataGCTAAACCCCTTGAATCATTTCTAATCTTCTCATTCTAACCATTTGAACTTAcctccaaaaagaaaaaaaaaggagttaatgttaaaataattatttatttttaaagtcaaacacatttagtaaaaaaattcaaattacacAGTTATTCAATtctgttccttttttttttttttctctttttctatttttatggtTTATGTATTTTTCAAAGAGGTAATTGTGGACAGCAGTTACTATTTGTATTATCAGTATATGAACTTTAAAATCTCTTAAacaatatcttaaatttaatgtattaaaaaatatgttaaatttaaaattaatacatgTACATATTAatgtgtaaaataataaaaattatcatctcaataaaataaaataatatgataaaaatagcAATCCTTACATTTTAGTTAGCAAAGAagatttaataaattgattttactattgattattttttcagATCCATTCTATATTATTGAACTATATCAAGTTtgctataaaaattaatatattaataatgacACATGACAAATGTTATAGTGCATACATAAGTAATTTATAAGTTTAGAATGATAAATACATTTCTTTTACACAATATTAACTCATAGTATCACAATCATATTATCTCTATCACACTATATAATCTCACATGTgacagttaaaaaaaataaaaattaaaaattacaaactaataTGTAAAATATGAGTTAACATAGTTAATATAGTATTAAcaactaaattatactaaattctatcacattttaaaaagttgaaatgaATTGAgactaataaaaatatgaaaaactacttaaatttttttgaaaaaattaccatattaatattttaacctgataataataataataatagtaaatagttaaaaaatatatatatttatgaaacgTATATTGTGTTGACTCAGGAAGTAATATGAAACGTATACACAAGTTGTCTCCGTCCTTCTTTATAATCTTCTCCCCACTCACTCCTTTTTCTGACCATTCATTAATAACTGTCATTTCTTCTCAAAACCTCTTCAAAATGAAGTTCTTTTCTCGTCTCAAAAATAACAACACCACCAACAACCACCACAGATCCTCCTGGCCATGGCCCTCTTGCCACCAACCCAGAACCCTCTCATTCAGAGCTACCACCGCCagcgccaccaccaccacaaccaccaccaccactccCACTCATGACATTTTCAAAGGCTCCAACTCCATCGCTCAAACTCCGGACTCCTTCTTCACTGACTCACCTAACTCCGACAGTTTCTCCACTGCGTCCGACATATCCCACACCGTGGACTCCACCGAAACGGTTATTCGAGGCCTCCGCTCCGACCGCCTTTTCTTCGAACCGGACCCGACCAGCTCCTTATGGGAAGCGAAACTCGCCACCCTCCCACCCTTCAAAAACAGCGTGGTTTTCTCCATGGACTCCACGCACCCTTACGTGGATTTCCGCCGCTCCATGGAAGACATGGTGGCCACACACAGCGTCAGAGACTGGGAGGATCTCGAGGACCTTCTCTGCTGGTTCTTGAAGGTCAATGCAGAAAACACTCACCACTACATCCTCCGTGCTTTCGTCGATTTCTTGTTCTCTCTAGcacttgcttcttcttcttccaacgCCATTTGTAGTACCACCACcactctctcttctctctcttcttcttcttcctcttgcACCACTCGCTGCACTTTCTGTATCGAGGAAGAGCTTCAACACCAACACATTTCTTAATGTTCTCGAATTGTATCTAACAAtgcctcatcatcatcatcatcgtatTACAGAACatcaaacttttcttttcttttcttcaaatcAACATTCTTCAGCTTCTTATTTATTACTCAAACTCTGATAGTTAATATATGAACATTTCTATACACAAGGTTATAATTAATGCAAAATTTGATactttttctttggttttcacccattattcaaaaaaaaaagatcgaaaaagtagaaatatttttaaaatgaatgtcTATTTATATTTGGTCTTGTGCGGATTAGGACATGAGGGTGGAAAGTCTCCTATATTTGTGGTGaagttgattaattaattgtgaatTGTGAAATCCATATgcatatataatatagtatGGTATATACCTAAACGATAGTTAAATGATGTGTTGCTTTCGATGTTGTAGACAGTTTAACTCTCCTTCTCGATCAGAAGGAAACAGTGCAGAGTCTATAGAAAATGGTAATAAATGTGACACCTTCTattatagaagaaaagaaatggtTAGGTGGTTTTCTTGCTTCAACGGTATCCTGTCATTTATGACATCCAGAGTTCCATGTGGGTAACTTGTGACCTTATTTTGCAAATGATtattactttgattaaagttaaaaagaCCAAGAAACTCATCAACACGAACGCAATTCTTGTGAGATTTTATCAGCTTCATGTGACCTTCTACACACAACTTTTCTCTCTGtcgtagtttttatttttttaactaaaatgtTAAATGGACTATTAAGAGATAGATGTTAAAAACTTTGAAAACATGTCGTTGACCTATTTTATCAAGCATTGGATATGGTACACACGGGTACATCAAAAGTGTGGAGTGGTGAGAGAGATCATGGCCATTGGTTTTGAATTGGGTAGTCATTATCAAATGATGGATTCAAATCCAGCTCAAAATTTTGGCGTGGTCCTGCTAAATCCTGTTCACCTGCAAGAAGCAGCATTATCATGGTCTTCAAccacaaaacaaaaatgtgaaattttttaaaagctatatatataaatatcatggTATTGTTGAAAAGCGTTGTCTTCATATGGCACTCAAATATGTTAAACTTGGAATATAAAGGTTACAAAATCTATTATTTAGCTGTCTGCTGCAGAATCCAGCAAGAGTACAGAAAACTGCTTTCTTCAGCTTTGTAGATGCCAAAATCACTGTTCAGGTTGAAATTGGAGctacatatttcaaattttatgtatttattactACTTTGAaagattatgtttttttttttaatttgtgataGAATTTGGTAGGACAACTATGTCCCATACCACCTAagagcatatatatatatatatatatataggacaGTATATATATCTTTGTCACTCTCTTTCAAGTTTGAAGCATACTAGGGTTGTTAGAAAAAACAAGACTCTGCAGACTATGGTCCTTCAAAAATTGATTCTAACAATGAGATGGTCCTTCCCCTAAACCCCTCCAATCctaataaactttatttaatttggattattttcaaagaataaaagattctttcaaacaagtttttttaataaaaataaatattttaaatacaaaatatacgAACCTAGACACATTTTTTATCCACCCCCAGAAgtgcagaaaaagagaaaacagtGAAAACAAGCATCACTGGATAGGTTGTTCAGTTCCATCACAGTCCAAAACACCTGatgaaaattaatactttaatctattttctatcattttcttattttttattctgattTATCCAAACCCAATAATTTTCCTGTTTAACTAACTCAAATAGATTATTTTAAGAAACATGTGTGACAAAATAATGAACACAAATTAATCTTCGACCAACCCTATCAATCCAAAACCAGTTTACAAACACTCGTGATAATAAGATCCAGAAATATCAGTTCaagtatttttcaatttttctgttTAATTGATATACTATATTCAACACTTTTAAAAATTCTCAAACTTTGTAtagttttcattttgtatatTCCTAGCATATACAAGTTCTAAAAGGTGTATTCTTACACATAAACAAAtcctttaattaaattaacttaatctAGAATTAGGCctaataattaatgatatttaactTGCCGTGACCTATTAAAAGATTCCTTCAGCTTCTTGTTTATGGTAAAACATCACGTCCATTTTTCTTCTCTAGCTCACATACTCAgatgtattaatatatatatatatatatataatacaccTCGATAACATGACATAAACAAATATTGTTAAGTTCGGGATTCGGAATTGCAATATTATAGAAAGGGGAACACATTTTTACGAAGTCCTAACCAACTTGTTATTTAGATTTctcatatttaaatatgtttatagtcAAGCAAAGAAGCTTCTAAACCTGCAAAAtacttcttttttaatttctctttcacAGATACtcatgtgttatatatatatatatatatatatatatatatatatatatatatatatatatatatatatatatatatatatatatatatatatatatatcttgaaGATTCTTAGATTAGTACCTTCTATCATCCAAAAACATTAGTTAGCGAAAATGTTTAATAAGTGTTCATTTCTATTCTTGAGTTgctttaaacttattttttgttaattaaattaaacttttgagTGAAAAAACATGCTTATCAAAGTTGTTaacaagttttattatattactataCATCCAATTTTTTATACAGTGATAAACTTTTAGAGGGACAGCAGAAAGTAGCAATAATGAGAATATTATGATATGAAAATTGGTTGTTTCAGAGAAGACaatattacatattaaatacgagaaaacatttttttttaattccaaagTGTGTCAAATATGATAGGAAATCTTTTAACGCAGTTCATATAACGAAAGTCATTAGAGACACtaataaaaagagtaaaatattaCATGCATTAAGATTCTAGATTCACTAAACCAAATTAGTTATATTGAGTtcagtaaatataaataattattaaaagtatgtattaataaattattgaagCATTATTGAAAAGTAAagtgtagaaaataaaaaaagattattattttttaaagagttaaaactatattttagtctctaaatataacattattttagtttttgttctcATTTCAAGCTTTAATTGTGTTGAAGTgttatatttaagaaatatataaatgtcactttatcaatattttttttttgttttatcaatacAATTTGCGGTATATATTTAATAAGCACATACAAATTCCTTAttatcttttctccttttattattttaacagtACTAATTCTAATaatctcattttaataatttctaagGCATGATCATTCTCTATGAACGTAAATTCACTTAAGATAGgttcataaatataaaactaaataatctCGATTTGAAATCATGTGTTAAGTTGTACTCGAATCTACTATTCACCTATCATGTAGTTGTCTTCCACCATTATAACTAATTAATGCTTCGCTCACCAGAATATGTCTATCTTCCTAGGTATTTGCAGCACAACCTTCTATGGTTGATGCTTCATAGTTCTTTCCTCAATTCTTCTAATGCTTACAATCTTTCTTACATGCCCCCTCCTTCCATAATAGAAGCATTTGAGATGTTTCTTACTCTGTGACTTTGATCTATCATGGGTCTAACTCCCACTAGATCCATATTATGTTAATCTACCTCTCACAATCACCAAAGCCTTTGTTTGCTTTGAACTTTCCACCATATCTACTTTGTTCTTACTCCTAGATTCTTCTTCAAGAATAGCTCTAGCAACATCTTCAAAGTGTAGGTGTCCATCAATGTTAGAATTTGTTATGTTGATGATGAGTTGATATACCAATCATGTAAACTTTGCTGTAGAAGCTCCACATGTTCATTTTAAACTATGTTTTAGTTTGCTTGAAGGGCAAACAACGTATTTAGACTACTAATGTGATTTGTGACTAATGTGGACTCACACATTTAAACAGGATAGATTTTTTCGCTTCAAGAATATTCTTGTATGAAGTGAATTAATCTCATACATTTAATGGGAGTATTTCAAATCTCCTTCATTGTAGCCTTCTTCGCAATACTAGATAAAAATGCATCTGTCATTGCTAATTGTAAATTTGCTATACCATTATCATTCATTTCCTTCCACTTGATTCATGATCTCTACAGGTTTTTCTTCAATTGTCACTACGCAATTgtcttttcttaaaattg
This genomic interval from Vigna radiata var. radiata cultivar VC1973A chromosome 8, Vradiata_ver6, whole genome shotgun sequence contains the following:
- the LOC106771683 gene encoding transcription repressor OFP13-like — translated: MKFFSRLKNNNTTNNHHRSSWPWPSCHQPRTLSFRATTASATTTTTTTTTPTHDIFKGSNSIAQTPDSFFTDSPNSDSFSTASDISHTVDSTETVIRGLRSDRLFFEPDPTSSLWEAKLATLPPFKNSVVFSMDSTHPYVDFRRSMEDMVATHSVRDWEDLEDLLCWFLKVNAENTHHYILRAFVDFLFSLALASSSSNAICSTTTTLSSLSSSSSSCTTRCTFCIEEELQHQHIS